In Bdellovibrio sp. GT3, one genomic interval encodes:
- a CDS encoding hybrid sensor histidine kinase/response regulator, whose protein sequence is MEELNRIAEERTEKIFTAMRTHVALRTDSLFSYLMLGQWLFAIGCAVVLTPKSYSGSVSTLHPHVWAALILGGLLTFLPCSFVILRPGEVITRHVIAVTQMMMSALLIHLTGGRVETHFHIFGSLAFLAFYRDWKVIMTAATVAALDHLLRGIYWPMSVFGTANVSHWEWMEHTGWVLFEVAFLVPGCLNTLKAMRELSARQVQLEMMNEQVEKNVKERTEELEVTQRQLMQSQKLEAIGQLASGVAHDFNNMLGGILAYSSLLKEDYAKDEHLVSSLSVIESSAERGAELTKKLLAFARKGNYEHTIVDLEKTVAETVALLEPSLNEKVSVAIKIDRNLWPTEGDSTQIFQVVMNLAVNAKDAMPAGGRILITATNVDADLDYCNLHRSVTPGSYVRLSIEDNGCGIPKEIQEKVFEPFFTTKQAGSGTGLGLSMVYGIMKNHKGAVGLYSEPGHGTVFHLYFPRSKKVYYQEAPVSGMSIPSRTSLLGQEILLADDEETMRRAGSDILSRYGASVNACENGELALTELCANPGKYKIIILDAIMPKMNGIEAFHRMREVAPDAQFIFSSGYAESAEITELRNRYSVKFIQKPFKAEHLAREVLKKVA, encoded by the coding sequence ATGGAAGAACTAAACAGAATTGCTGAAGAGCGGACAGAGAAAATTTTTACGGCGATGCGAACTCACGTGGCACTGCGTACGGATAGTCTGTTTTCTTACCTGATGCTAGGGCAATGGTTGTTTGCCATTGGTTGCGCTGTGGTTCTTACTCCCAAGTCGTATAGTGGCAGTGTCAGCACTTTGCATCCTCACGTTTGGGCGGCTTTGATTCTTGGTGGCTTGCTGACTTTTCTTCCGTGCAGCTTTGTTATTCTTCGTCCCGGTGAGGTCATCACCAGACACGTGATTGCAGTGACGCAAATGATGATGTCTGCCCTGTTGATTCATTTGACGGGGGGACGGGTCGAAACTCACTTTCATATCTTTGGTTCGCTTGCATTCCTGGCCTTTTACCGGGATTGGAAAGTGATAATGACTGCGGCGACAGTGGCCGCCTTGGATCATTTGCTGCGCGGGATTTATTGGCCGATGTCGGTCTTTGGTACTGCCAATGTCAGCCACTGGGAGTGGATGGAGCACACGGGTTGGGTGTTGTTTGAAGTGGCTTTTCTGGTTCCAGGTTGCTTGAACACACTTAAAGCCATGAGAGAGCTTTCCGCGCGTCAGGTTCAGCTGGAGATGATGAACGAACAAGTTGAAAAGAATGTGAAAGAGCGAACTGAGGAACTTGAAGTCACTCAACGTCAGTTGATGCAGTCACAAAAGCTTGAGGCCATCGGACAGCTGGCCAGCGGTGTGGCCCATGATTTCAATAATATGCTGGGTGGTATTCTGGCGTATTCGAGTTTGTTAAAAGAGGACTATGCCAAGGATGAACACCTGGTCAGTTCATTGAGTGTGATTGAAAGCAGCGCCGAACGTGGAGCTGAGTTAACCAAGAAGCTGTTGGCATTTGCCCGTAAAGGCAACTACGAGCACACGATCGTGGATCTGGAAAAGACCGTCGCCGAAACAGTGGCTTTGTTGGAGCCATCCTTGAATGAAAAAGTAAGTGTGGCAATTAAGATTGATCGCAATTTATGGCCGACCGAAGGTGACTCTACCCAGATTTTTCAGGTTGTGATGAATTTGGCCGTCAATGCCAAGGATGCGATGCCCGCTGGGGGTAGAATCCTGATCACGGCTACCAACGTGGATGCGGATTTGGACTATTGCAATCTGCACAGATCCGTTACGCCGGGAAGTTATGTTCGCCTCTCCATCGAAGATAATGGTTGTGGGATTCCCAAAGAAATTCAGGAAAAAGTATTTGAGCCATTCTTTACCACGAAGCAGGCGGGCTCCGGCACGGGGCTTGGTTTGTCGATGGTTTATGGAATTATGAAAAATCACAAAGGTGCCGTCGGTTTATATTCTGAGCCGGGCCATGGAACCGTATTTCATCTGTATTTCCCACGCTCCAAGAAAGTTTACTATCAAGAAGCGCCGGTATCGGGGATGTCCATTCCGTCGAGAACATCTTTGTTGGGACAGGAAATTTTGCTGGCGGATGACGAGGAAACCATGCGCCGGGCGGGAAGTGATATTTTAAGCCGCTATGGTGCCAGTGTGAATGCGTGTGAAAATGGTGAACTGGCTTTGACCGAGCTTTGCGCAAATCCGGGAAAATATAAAATCATCATTCTGGATGCAATCATGCCAAAAATGAACGGCATTGAGGCGTTTCATCGCATGCGTGAAGTGGCTCCGGATGCGCAATTTATTTTTTCCAGTGGTTATGCGGAAAGTGCAGAGATCACTGAACTTCGAAATCGATATTCAGTTAAGTTTATTCAAAAACCTTTTAAAGCAGAACATCTGGCACGTGAAGTGCTAAAGAAAGTGGCCTAA
- a CDS encoding GAF domain-containing protein — translation MPLSTRSFVKFSPAVDRRRLAALMFTDIVGYSAIFHRNEALAMKLLGEKTNILREIFPSYGGREIKTLGDGFFIEFPSVLEAVKCAYDIQSQLYQRNLGGMVDERFQIRIGIHLCDFIATEEDAFGNDVNVSSRLEKLAPPGGICISQQVVDQISDKIDLKFTPIKERKLKNIKKPVVSYSIDLPWLNIRDNNSIQSHLQKWLPQKITLQNSLMIASLSFLVIAGFFIWAVFLVPKGGLTNPTALLHFVASWKNLIVLNPLFAVATCGLWLFTPQDRRLIYLSTVFSIGSLSLVERVPVEVTGFSEHAMQTISLLSAGLVALPFVALEALEKSKRHVEMAANFILAGVVFTALFFVPAAESASLSWITTAISVAATLYLAVVVLTSLRHRAGVPVHDFRRLIFGIVATAEIYMKTNPAWIDGPTAQVLDNFFPVGFPLFFAVYTIFGYASHERSNLKSLNSIQVLQKVTNIVSGADSYDEKLSNMQDIICSHLNAERSTIYLVDLKGNDPLLHAQAIYGPTNKLKEVALTVDPSHGLIGRVMKTRSPLLVDDFKKEDRITDEERAHIKSNEYRTRSCLLCPLVMGNEILGVMTFSDKRGVSPFTEEDLRLVQLIAKDVTALSLHARYQKMVDHFVSEKLNELNKSA, via the coding sequence ATGCCATTATCCACCAGGTCCTTTGTAAAATTCAGTCCCGCTGTTGATCGTCGTCGGTTGGCCGCTTTGATGTTCACGGACATTGTGGGGTATAGCGCTATATTTCATCGCAATGAAGCTTTGGCGATGAAGTTACTGGGCGAGAAAACCAACATTCTGCGAGAGATCTTTCCATCCTATGGTGGTCGTGAGATCAAAACTTTGGGGGATGGATTTTTTATTGAGTTTCCCAGCGTCCTTGAAGCTGTAAAGTGCGCCTACGACATTCAATCCCAGCTCTATCAAAGAAATCTGGGCGGAATGGTGGATGAAAGATTCCAGATTAGAATCGGCATCCATCTTTGTGATTTTATTGCGACCGAGGAAGATGCGTTCGGAAACGATGTGAATGTTTCGTCACGCCTGGAAAAACTGGCTCCTCCTGGCGGAATTTGCATTAGTCAGCAAGTTGTGGATCAGATTAGTGACAAGATTGATTTGAAATTCACTCCCATCAAAGAGAGAAAACTTAAAAATATTAAAAAGCCGGTTGTCAGTTACTCGATTGATCTGCCTTGGCTCAATATACGGGATAACAATTCTATTCAGTCCCACTTGCAAAAGTGGCTGCCTCAGAAAATCACCCTGCAAAACAGTTTGATGATCGCAAGTTTGTCATTTCTGGTGATTGCAGGATTTTTTATTTGGGCCGTGTTCCTGGTGCCCAAGGGTGGGCTTACTAATCCAACGGCCTTACTTCATTTTGTGGCAAGTTGGAAAAACCTGATTGTACTGAATCCACTCTTTGCAGTGGCAACTTGTGGACTGTGGCTTTTCACTCCACAGGATCGTCGGTTAATTTACCTGTCCACGGTGTTTTCAATCGGCAGCCTAAGTTTGGTTGAAAGAGTTCCGGTGGAGGTCACCGGGTTTAGTGAGCATGCAATGCAGACAATCAGTCTGTTGTCTGCGGGCCTTGTGGCGTTGCCGTTTGTTGCTTTGGAAGCGTTGGAGAAATCAAAAAGACATGTCGAGATGGCAGCAAACTTTATCCTGGCTGGTGTGGTGTTTACCGCATTGTTCTTCGTGCCAGCAGCTGAAAGTGCCAGTCTAAGTTGGATTACTACTGCGATTTCAGTCGCAGCGACATTATACTTGGCGGTGGTCGTATTAACCAGTCTTCGCCACCGTGCAGGTGTTCCGGTTCATGATTTCCGCAGATTGATATTTGGTATCGTTGCGACTGCGGAAATTTATATGAAAACAAACCCAGCGTGGATCGATGGCCCGACCGCGCAGGTTTTGGATAATTTCTTTCCTGTGGGATTCCCGTTGTTCTTTGCGGTCTACACGATCTTTGGTTATGCCAGCCATGAAAGATCCAATTTGAAAAGTTTGAACTCCATTCAGGTTCTGCAAAAGGTTACGAATATTGTTTCTGGCGCTGATTCCTATGATGAAAAACTGTCGAACATGCAGGACATTATCTGCTCACACCTGAATGCCGAACGTTCCACGATTTATCTGGTGGATTTAAAAGGCAATGATCCTTTGCTTCATGCGCAGGCGATCTATGGGCCGACCAATAAATTGAAAGAAGTCGCGCTGACTGTTGATCCAAGTCACGGTCTGATCGGACGGGTGATGAAAACCCGCAGTCCTTTGCTGGTGGACGATTTCAAAAAAGAGGACCGCATCACAGATGAAGAACGGGCTCATATTAAATCCAACGAATATCGAACTCGCTCATGTTTGCTGTGTCCATTGGTAATGGGAAATGAGATTTTAGGAGTGATGACGTTTTCAGATAAGCGTGGAGTCTCACCTTTTACCGAGGAAGACCTGCGTTTGGTGCAATTGATTGCAAAAGACGTTACGGCTTTATCTCTGCATGCCCGCTATCAAAAGATGGTGGATCATTTCGTGTCAGAAAAATTAAACGAGTTGAATAAATCTGCGTAG
- a CDS encoding DUF4442 domain-containing protein — translation MNQQWLTILMSKGIELEQSLRQQLQQAKDGLKTQLEDRGIRLSAADLAALLEEVSPKVSHAALGYALDIVRPFSAGMGLRISRLKDTQIEIVIPARTRNMNELKQMHEGALLSAAIEAVKILWMRHAPLGNFEIAVTRIESEFFKVQTGECRLRMELAENIREVVLADLRDRRESATTADVQVFDENDQAVGSVQLQLKLKHTPALSGHVE, via the coding sequence ATGAACCAACAATGGCTGACAATCTTAATGTCTAAGGGAATTGAGCTTGAACAAAGTCTGCGTCAGCAGCTTCAGCAGGCCAAAGATGGCCTGAAAACTCAGTTGGAAGACCGCGGAATTCGCTTGAGTGCCGCTGACCTGGCAGCACTGTTGGAGGAGGTCTCTCCTAAGGTGTCTCATGCTGCGCTGGGTTATGCGCTTGATATCGTTAGACCTTTTTCAGCCGGAATGGGTTTAAGAATTTCCCGTCTGAAAGACACGCAGATTGAAATCGTGATTCCAGCTCGCACCCGAAATATGAATGAGCTTAAACAAATGCACGAGGGAGCACTTTTAAGTGCTGCCATCGAGGCGGTAAAGATTCTGTGGATGCGTCATGCCCCTTTGGGAAATTTCGAGATTGCTGTTACGCGAATTGAATCTGAGTTTTTTAAAGTGCAAACAGGTGAGTGCAGATTGCGTATGGAGCTTGCGGAAAACATCCGTGAGGTGGTTTTGGCGGACCTTAGGGATCGCCGCGAATCCGCAACCACAGCTGACGTTCAAGTTTTTGACGAGAATGATCAGGCGGTGGGTTCTGTGCAACTGCAATTAAAACTAAAGCACACGCCGGCGTTGTCCGGGCATGTGGAGTAA
- a CDS encoding class I SAM-dependent methyltransferase, with product MAIPTHFVQIDEEGFCVSRELRIQDPVAGREILENLKLHQGGTLLSTFSDTPVIVEAFDEPLIALQIDKNDSHWSIRCAYDTEFSFELKTLSLDEWDRFHGYTKDHIPFVFSRKAQAAFFNLLEEFDDESITVDGKTYEIPTYWGSETDVEKESFWSQIYKREENPGWNLGEPAEALKDMFQRLKISRSRILVLGCGEGHDAAFFAQAGHLVTAVDISPLALERAKKLYGHMENLTFVEADLFNLPRNYDAAFDVVFEHTCYCAINPELRQDLVKVWNRVLVDGGHLMGVFFSFEKRQGPPFGGSEWELRQRVKNNYIPIFWGRWQQSVPNRQGKEFFVYAKKK from the coding sequence ATGGCTATTCCCACGCACTTTGTTCAAATTGATGAAGAGGGGTTTTGTGTCAGTCGCGAATTGCGAATCCAAGACCCCGTTGCTGGACGCGAAATCCTTGAAAATCTAAAGCTTCATCAAGGCGGAACACTGCTAAGCACTTTCAGCGACACTCCAGTGATCGTCGAAGCCTTTGACGAACCCCTGATCGCACTGCAAATCGATAAAAATGATTCACACTGGTCCATTCGCTGCGCCTATGACACGGAATTTTCATTCGAATTGAAAACTCTGTCCTTGGACGAGTGGGATCGTTTTCATGGATATACAAAAGATCACATCCCGTTTGTTTTCTCGCGCAAAGCTCAGGCCGCATTTTTCAATTTACTGGAAGAATTCGACGATGAATCCATCACCGTCGACGGCAAAACATACGAAATCCCGACATACTGGGGTTCCGAAACCGACGTTGAAAAAGAATCTTTCTGGAGCCAGATCTACAAGCGTGAGGAAAATCCCGGCTGGAATCTTGGTGAACCTGCTGAAGCTTTGAAGGACATGTTTCAACGCCTGAAAATTTCCCGCTCCCGCATTCTGGTATTAGGCTGCGGCGAGGGTCACGATGCTGCGTTTTTTGCGCAAGCAGGACACTTGGTGACCGCGGTTGATATTTCTCCGCTGGCTTTGGAACGAGCAAAGAAACTATACGGTCACATGGAAAACCTGACATTCGTGGAAGCAGACTTGTTCAATCTGCCTCGTAACTACGATGCCGCTTTCGATGTCGTGTTTGAACATACTTGTTATTGCGCAATCAACCCTGAGCTGCGCCAGGATTTGGTGAAGGTCTGGAACCGCGTTTTGGTCGATGGCGGCCATTTGATGGGTGTGTTCTTTTCGTTTGAAAAACGTCAGGGTCCTCCATTTGGCGGTAGCGAGTGGGAACTTCGCCAACGTGTTAAAAACAATTACATCCCGATCTTCTGGGGTCGCTGGCAACAGTCCGTTCCCAATCGTCAGGGTAAAGAATTCTTCGTCTACGCCAAAAAGAAATAG
- a CDS encoding enoyl-CoA hydratase-related protein, whose amino-acid sequence MSFLNVVEMDHVAYVKLNRPDVRNAFNPEMIAQITETFHQLNKRHDLRAVVLQGEGKSFCAGADLNWMREMVNFSYHQNREDSLLLFAMFETMAKCSLPVIGLIHGAAFGGALGLVAVCDEVIAEEGTQFCFSEVKLGIAPAVISAFVQRKAVAGKVRPLMLSGAVFNPHIAQQAGLVTEVVPAGEGHTALQKVLANYRQVGPEAVRETKRLLNDIANLTWEQLRDRTTHLIAERRASDEGQEGLKSFLEKREPSWRS is encoded by the coding sequence ATGTCTTTCTTAAATGTTGTTGAAATGGATCATGTGGCCTATGTGAAATTGAACAGGCCCGATGTGCGCAATGCCTTCAATCCGGAAATGATTGCGCAGATCACGGAGACGTTTCATCAACTGAACAAACGCCACGATTTGCGCGCGGTTGTTTTGCAGGGTGAAGGCAAATCCTTCTGTGCCGGTGCGGATTTGAACTGGATGAGAGAAATGGTGAATTTTTCTTATCATCAAAACCGTGAAGACTCTTTGTTGTTGTTTGCGATGTTTGAAACTATGGCGAAATGCTCGTTGCCGGTTATCGGTTTAATTCATGGTGCTGCTTTTGGCGGCGCTTTGGGGCTTGTTGCAGTTTGTGACGAGGTTATCGCCGAAGAGGGCACTCAATTTTGCTTCAGTGAAGTGAAACTTGGAATTGCGCCCGCGGTTATCAGCGCGTTTGTGCAAAGAAAAGCTGTGGCGGGTAAAGTTCGTCCATTGATGTTGTCAGGTGCGGTCTTTAATCCCCATATCGCCCAACAAGCGGGGCTGGTCACTGAAGTTGTTCCTGCAGGAGAGGGTCACACGGCTTTGCAAAAAGTTTTGGCCAACTACAGACAGGTGGGACCGGAAGCTGTTCGTGAAACCAAAAGACTATTAAACGATATTGCAAATCTGACTTGGGAGCAGCTGCGGGATCGCACAACACATTTGATCGCTGAACGTCGTGCCAGCGATGAAGGTCAGGAAGGTTTGAAGTCCTTCCTGGAAAAACGCGAACCTTCATGGAGAAGTTAG
- a CDS encoding GNAT family N-acetyltransferase, with protein MHIEFTQADESHIEELVELVNSAYRGDSSKTGWTTEADLLDGQRVDEEGLLADIERENSVILIAEDDDTGKLLGCVHLENQNGKCYLGMLTVDPTLQNKGIGKMLINESEAFAHFWGCTHLYMTVISVRTELIKFYEKEGFRQTGEKKPFPYGDERFGIPKVKDLEFVVLERKLS; from the coding sequence ATGCATATTGAATTCACACAAGCTGACGAAAGCCATATTGAGGAACTTGTGGAGCTTGTGAACTCTGCCTATCGCGGAGACAGCTCTAAAACTGGCTGGACAACGGAGGCTGATCTTTTGGATGGACAACGCGTGGACGAGGAAGGCTTGCTGGCTGACATCGAACGCGAGAATTCCGTGATCCTGATTGCCGAAGACGATGACACAGGCAAACTTCTGGGCTGCGTTCATTTGGAAAATCAAAACGGTAAGTGCTACCTGGGCATGCTGACTGTGGACCCGACACTGCAAAACAAGGGCATTGGCAAAATGCTAATCAACGAATCCGAAGCCTTTGCCCATTTCTGGGGTTGTACGCATTTGTACATGACTGTGATCTCTGTCAGAACCGAGCTGATTAAGTTCTATGAAAAAGAGGGCTTCCGCCAAACTGGCGAAAAGAAGCCGTTTCCCTATGGCGACGAGCGCTTTGGCATCCCTAAAGTCAAAGACCTGGAATTTGTCGTTCTCGAGAGAAAACTCTCCTAA
- a CDS encoding EamA family transporter, translating into MEKLVAILCVFIAILSVQGGASFAKQLFPLIGPQAATFWRASISALILLIIYRPWMQRYSRSTLGIVALYGVCLGCMNMTFYLAIQKIPLGIAVALEFTGPLAVAILGSKKWIDGLWVLFALLGIALILPHSDFSQSIDISGVILALVAGAFWGIYIVMAKKVGARIPGGAATAMGLTVASLTVVLPAIPHFALSTYTGVLWINILAMAVLSGAIPFSLEMIALRRIPSKTFGVLMSLEPAVAAMMGLVFLSEELSSIQWLAILFVMVASCGSSLTSRRTEVPVQP; encoded by the coding sequence ATGGAGAAGTTAGTCGCTATACTTTGTGTCTTTATCGCCATCTTGTCAGTACAGGGTGGCGCAAGCTTTGCCAAGCAGCTCTTTCCGTTGATCGGTCCGCAGGCGGCAACATTTTGGCGCGCCAGCATTTCTGCTCTCATTCTTTTGATAATCTATAGACCTTGGATGCAGCGTTATTCCCGCAGCACTCTGGGTATTGTCGCGCTGTATGGTGTTTGTCTGGGTTGCATGAATATGACCTTCTATCTTGCGATTCAAAAAATTCCACTGGGCATTGCCGTAGCCTTGGAGTTTACGGGGCCTTTGGCAGTGGCAATTCTTGGTTCCAAAAAATGGATCGATGGTCTGTGGGTGTTGTTTGCACTGTTGGGGATTGCTCTGATCCTGCCGCATTCCGATTTTTCTCAAAGCATAGACATCTCGGGCGTGATTCTGGCGTTGGTCGCTGGAGCATTCTGGGGAATTTACATCGTTATGGCCAAAAAAGTCGGGGCAAGAATTCCCGGCGGGGCTGCCACCGCTATGGGACTGACGGTGGCTTCCTTGACGGTCGTTTTGCCGGCAATTCCACACTTTGCATTGTCCACTTATACAGGAGTGTTGTGGATTAATATTTTGGCCATGGCAGTGTTGTCGGGCGCAATTCCATTTTCACTAGAAATGATCGCATTAAGACGAATTCCCTCCAAAACTTTCGGTGTATTGATGAGTCTGGAGCCAGCCGTGGCCGCAATGATGGGACTAGTTTTTTTAAGTGAGGAACTATCAAGTATTCAGTGGCTTGCGATTCTATTCGTGATGGTCGCATCTTGTGGAAGTTCTCTCACATCTCGTCGAACGGAAGTGCCAGTTCAGCCATGA
- a CDS encoding ABC transporter ATP-binding protein — translation MAIAIETKDLTRIYKSYQKPEGFTNSIKGFFNRQYQEKTALDKTSLTIESGQIVGLVGANGAGKTTLLKMLSGLVTPTGGDAQVLGFRPWERKNEFLRQISILLGQKNQLWWDISPADSYALLARIYDLEPAAARKRVAHLAEMLQCTHVLNTQLRRLSLGERMKMEIIGALLHEPQILFLDEPTIGLDIVAQETIREFLDQYVKEKAPTIILTSHYMDDIAQLADKLLLISKGNIVYQGTVDEFVANSNKELAENQEVDFEEVIRRFLETESRVR, via the coding sequence ATGGCGATCGCAATAGAAACCAAAGACCTCACACGCATCTACAAGAGCTACCAAAAGCCCGAAGGATTTACGAATTCAATCAAGGGCTTTTTCAATCGACAGTATCAGGAAAAAACAGCTCTTGATAAAACTTCACTGACAATCGAATCAGGACAAATTGTGGGATTGGTTGGAGCCAATGGCGCCGGCAAAACCACTTTGTTGAAAATGCTTTCAGGTTTGGTGACTCCAACGGGTGGCGACGCTCAGGTTTTGGGTTTCAGACCATGGGAAAGAAAAAACGAATTCCTTCGTCAGATATCTATTCTGCTGGGTCAAAAAAATCAGTTGTGGTGGGACATCTCCCCGGCTGATTCCTATGCCTTGCTCGCGCGCATTTATGACCTGGAACCAGCTGCCGCACGCAAACGCGTGGCTCATCTGGCAGAGATGCTTCAGTGCACCCACGTGCTGAACACACAACTTCGTCGCCTGTCTTTGGGCGAGCGTATGAAAATGGAAATCATCGGCGCACTTTTGCACGAACCACAGATTTTGTTTCTGGATGAGCCGACAATTGGTTTGGATATCGTTGCGCAAGAGACAATTCGCGAGTTTCTGGATCAATACGTAAAAGAAAAAGCACCAACGATTATTCTGACCAGCCACTACATGGATGACATCGCCCAGCTTGCCGACAAATTATTATTAATCAGCAAAGGCAATATCGTATACCAGGGCACAGTGGACGAGTTCGTTGCGAACTCCAATAAAGAACTAGCTGAAAATCAAGAGGTCGATTTTGAAGAAGTCATTCGCCGTTTTTTGGAAACGGAATCTCGCGTTCGCTAA
- a CDS encoding carboxyl transferase domain-containing protein produces the protein MEVLDSHIDVNSSDFKANRDAMMNVVGQWRERVELVKQGGGADATKKHKARGKMTARERIEALVDGGTAFLEFSTLAAWDMYEGQAPGAGVITGIGVIHGTECVIVANDATVKGGTYFPMTVKKHLRAQEIAFENGLPCIYLVDSGGAFLPMQADVFPDRDHFGRIFYNQARMSAAGIPQIAVVMGSCTAGGAYVPAMSDETVIVKENGTIFLGGPPLVKAATGEVVDAQELGGAKVHCENSGVTDHFAEDDEHAVEITRSIVAHLNHKKTVTMQILPVEEPLFDSQEIYGVIPKDSRVPFDVREIIARLVDGSRFHEFKALYGKTLVTGFAHIYGMPVGIIANNGVLFSESAQKAAHFIELCEQREVPLIFLQNITGFMVGKKYENEGIAKHGAKMVMAVSNAHVPKFTVVIGGSYGAGNYGMCGRAYQPRQLWMWPNAKISVMGGEQAANVLLTVKLDQLAAKGQSMSADDQAEFKRPTLEKYEHESSAYYSSARLWDDGIIDPADTRRVLALGIAASLNKSWGEKSQGVFRM, from the coding sequence ATGGAAGTTCTTGATAGTCACATTGATGTAAACTCCTCTGATTTTAAAGCGAACCGTGATGCGATGATGAATGTCGTCGGTCAATGGAGAGAAAGAGTTGAGCTGGTCAAACAGGGCGGCGGCGCTGACGCGACCAAAAAGCATAAAGCCCGTGGTAAAATGACGGCACGTGAGCGTATCGAAGCCCTGGTAGATGGTGGCACTGCGTTTTTGGAGTTTTCAACTCTGGCTGCTTGGGACATGTATGAAGGTCAGGCTCCTGGTGCTGGTGTAATCACCGGCATTGGTGTGATTCATGGAACCGAATGTGTGATCGTTGCGAATGATGCCACTGTAAAGGGCGGCACGTATTTCCCGATGACCGTGAAAAAGCATTTGCGTGCACAGGAAATCGCTTTTGAAAATGGATTGCCTTGTATTTACCTTGTCGATTCCGGCGGTGCCTTCCTGCCAATGCAGGCGGATGTGTTCCCAGATCGCGATCACTTCGGTCGTATTTTCTATAATCAAGCTCGTATGTCGGCTGCGGGTATCCCGCAAATTGCTGTGGTGATGGGTTCCTGTACTGCAGGCGGAGCATATGTTCCCGCCATGAGTGATGAGACAGTTATCGTAAAAGAAAACGGCACGATCTTCCTGGGTGGTCCTCCATTGGTGAAGGCGGCAACTGGGGAAGTTGTCGATGCGCAGGAGTTGGGTGGTGCCAAGGTTCACTGTGAAAATTCCGGTGTGACTGATCACTTTGCTGAAGATGACGAACATGCGGTCGAGATCACTCGTTCCATCGTGGCTCATTTGAATCATAAAAAAACCGTGACGATGCAGATCCTGCCAGTGGAAGAACCTCTGTTTGATTCTCAGGAAATTTATGGCGTGATTCCAAAAGATTCCCGCGTGCCATTTGATGTGCGTGAAATCATTGCGCGCCTGGTGGATGGTTCCCGTTTCCATGAGTTCAAAGCTTTGTACGGAAAAACTCTGGTCACTGGTTTTGCACATATTTACGGAATGCCAGTCGGAATTATTGCGAACAATGGCGTGCTATTCTCTGAGAGTGCGCAAAAAGCCGCTCACTTTATTGAGCTTTGTGAACAGCGTGAAGTACCTTTGATATTCCTGCAAAACATTACCGGCTTCATGGTTGGTAAGAAGTACGAAAACGAAGGTATCGCGAAACACGGAGCTAAAATGGTTATGGCTGTTTCCAACGCTCACGTACCAAAATTCACGGTGGTGATTGGTGGCTCCTATGGTGCCGGCAACTACGGAATGTGTGGTCGTGCTTACCAGCCTCGTCAGTTGTGGATGTGGCCCAATGCCAAAATCAGCGTGATGGGTGGTGAACAGGCGGCCAACGTTCTTCTGACTGTGAAGTTGGATCAATTGGCGGCGAAAGGTCAGTCGATGAGTGCTGACGATCAGGCGGAGTTCAAACGTCCGACGCTTGAAAAGTATGAGCATGAAAGTTCAGCGTATTATTCTTCCGCTCGTTTGTGGGACGATGGCATCATCGATCCGGCAGATACGCGTCGAGTGTTGGCGCTGGGAATTGCTGCGAGTCTTAACAAGTCTTGGGGAGAAAAATCCCAAGGCGTATTCAGAATGTAG